The Phyllopteryx taeniolatus isolate TA_2022b chromosome 17, UOR_Ptae_1.2, whole genome shotgun sequence genome window below encodes:
- the heatr6 gene encoding HEAT repeat-containing protein 6 has translation MAAPSGLPASVAPVICRGVPVFPAVALSADAAPFTPQGADVRQRCARQQTDAERLFCRCAAKLRGLRADTSQLREELNLLFDQLISENFNRSLEPNINIRPEDVCHLLVNASGLVPMSQEHLVVKLCKLVHHLLNQLKVIMDEHTLDVMLKYMTSVLEACSTWTHLGVLQALATVVYGNGPQCHQHLNNLLGEGGVLLLYSAPSQPDMDLRHMALTCMANICVRISGQPPLDDRHKSVCFSVFLQTLQAARPDDGDELFYCIVIQAALKGLHCCLLGGKWKFGGGEVVGSVLAALKRLMFQGAPGVSVEWPTVLNPAPLPHYESPLERKPDGEVTKPTEAAKDSGGKGSANKKRRSRGKGKKTSIEESRRDDEDDGEAAALAPHKTGSEAKPAVSLNPSWKRNTSDSEFSDPEGSAQSKLRLSHARVRQGALHCLLAVVKWVEKRTLYGYWSSFIPEAPVGNGTAPPLTLLTIILKDPSPKVRACALQALSAMLDGSRQFLAVAEDMASPRTSYTPFSFTLATAVRELHRSLSLVLMAETSPHTLTQVIKCLAHLVSNAPYHRLRPGLLSSLWKQVRPYVRHRDANVRVSTLTLYGALVTTQAPLPEVQLLLQQPEGSGAGDGCGSFTPQDSRALSWRRGGETPSPRAPRTPKETEGGPPWLLTLCAALVTMPRDEPSDSEGGGGSTLEPSPVRLEALQVLSLLVRGYISLTQACLCEIGQLSARCLAESDPSIQLHGAKLLEELGTGIIQQYQSESDVSESTRVPMSQVVQFWKEVLSGPLNGALQNQQHPTLQTSACDTLSSILPQAFAQLPEKTQLMCITVLLGLTYSDSDLVKMAAVRALGVYVLFPCLREDLMFVADTANVILAALDDRSSNIRAKAAWSLGNLTDTLLVNMDCMEVDFQEEMSDMLLLKMLQAATRAAADKDKVKCNAVRALGNLLHFLRDGQLSRALFRQPLEDAVRALVMSVQSVATMKVRWNACYALGNAFRNPDLPLESACWSGDAFAALCNVVASCKNFKVRIKSAAALAEPGHRRCYGDAERFGRVWRSLAAALQSSEDTHDFLEYRYSASLRHTLSRALLHLLRLGLPLDVPAIAASLVSEEDCGVREHLIKYLRAEGMGEEKDAAAGDAKNPQQRVQSLQQTVERLKMMDTDTEEEERGKEALICFLGDLLKDCEEP, from the exons GATGTGTGCCACCTGCTCGTGAATGCCAGCGGTCTTGTGCCGATGAGTCAAGAACACTTGGTGGTCAAGCTCTGCAAGCTAGTACATCACCTCCTCAACCAGCTTAAG gtAATAATGGACGAGCACACGCTGGACGTAATGCTGAAGTACATGACGTCAGTGTTGGAAGCGTGCAGCACGTGGACGCACCTCGGCGTCCTGCAGGCGCTCGCTACCGTCGTCTACGGCAACGGACCGCAGTGCCACCAG cacctCAATAATCTGCTGGGTGAAGGCGGAGTCCTGCTGCTCTACAGCGCCCCCTCACAGCCCGATATGGATCTACGCCACATGGCCCTCACCTGTATGGCCAACATCTGTGTCAG GATTTCTGGTCAGCCGCCGCTGGATGACAGACACAAGAGCGTGTGTTTCTCTGTCTTCCTGCAAACTCTGCAGGCGGCCCGACCGGACGATGGTGACGAGCTCTTTTACTGCATT GTGATCCAAGCAGCGCTGAAAGGACTCCACTGTTGCCTCCTGGGTGGGAAGTGGAAGTTTGGCGGCGGTGAAGTGGTCGGATCTGTGCTGGCCGCTCTGAAG AGGCTCATGTTTCAGGGAGCTCCGGGCGTCAGCGTGGAGTGGCCTACCGTTCTCAACCCAGCTCCTCTCCCGCACTACGAGAGTCCCTTGGAGCGCAAACCCGACGGCGAAGTCACAAAACCGACAGAAGCGGCAAAGGACAGCGGGGGGAAAGGGTCCGCG AACAAGAAGAGAAGGTCCAGAGGGAAGGGGAAGAAGACGAGCATAGAGGAGAGCAGGCGGGACGACGAGGACGACGGAGAGGCAGCGGCGTTGGCGCCTcacaaaacaggaagtgaagcCAAACCTGCGGTTTCTCTCAACCCCTCGTGGAAGCGGAATACGTCTGATTCAGAGTTTTCTGACCCTGAAGGCAGCGCGCAGAGCAAGCTGAG GCTTAGTCACGCTCGCGTCCGCCAGGGGGCGCTGCACTGCCTGCTGGCTGTGGTCAAGTGGGTGGAGAAGCGGACTCTGTACGGCTACTGGTCCTCCTTTATTCCGGAAGCTCCTGTCGGAAATGGCACAGCACCACCGCTCACTCTGCTCACCATCATACTGAAGGACCCCTCGCCCAAG gtTCGTGCGTGCGCCCTGCAAGCGCTGTCGGCCATGCTGGATGGCTCCCGGCAGTTCCTGGCCGTGGCAGAGGATATGGCGTCGCCGCGCACTTCCTACACGCCGTTCTCCTTCACTTTGGCCACTGCCGTCCGAGAGCTGCACCGCTCCCTGAGCCTGGTTCTCATGGCCGAGACGTCTCCTCATACCCTCACGCAGGTCATAAAG TGTTTGGCCCACCTGGTGTCCAACGCGCCATACCATCGCCTGAGGCCCGGCCTGCTCAGCTCGCTATGGAAGCAGGTCCGACCATATGTGCGCCATAGAG ATGCGAACGTGCGAGTGTCGACCCTGACGCTCTATGGCGCTCTGGTGACGACTCAGGCGCCTCTTCCCGAGGTGCAGCTCCTCCTCCAGCAGCCAGAGGGCAGCGGCGCGGGTGACGGTTGCGGCTCCTTCACGCCACAGGACTCTCGCGCCCTCAGCTGGCGACGAGGAGGCGAAACGCCTTCGCCACGCGCTCCTCGCACACCCAAGGAGACGGAGGGCGGCCCACCCTGGCTGCTGACGCTGTGCGCCGCGCTGGTGACGATGCCCAGGGACGAGCCGTCGGACAGCGAGGGCGGAGGAGGCTCGACCTTGGAGCCGTCGCCGGTGCGACTGGAGGCCCTGCAGGTGCTTTCCCTCCTGGTGCGAGGTTATATCTCGCTGACCCAAGCCTGCCTGTGCGAGATCGGGCAGCTCAGCGCTCGCTGCCTGGCCGAGAGCGACCCATCCATACAGCTCCACGGCGCTAAG CTGCTGGAGGAGCTCGGAACCGGAATCATTCAGCAGTACCAGTCGGAGAGCGACGTTTCCGAGAGCACGAGGGTCCCCATGAGCCAA GTGGTGCAGTTCTGGAAGGAGGTGCTGAGCGGGCCTCTGAACGGGGCGCTGCAGAACCAGCAGCATCCCACTCTGCAGACCAGTGCCTGCGATACGCTCAGCTCCATCTTGCCGCAGGCCTTCGCTCAGCTGCCC GAAAAGACGCAGCTAATGTGCATCACCGTCTTGCTGGGGCTCACCTACAGCGACAGCGACCTGGTCAAGATGGCGGCCGTCAGGGCTCTAGGCGTCTACGTGCTCTTCCCTTGCTTGAGAGAG GACTTGATGTTTGTGGCGGACACAGCCAACGTCATCCTCGCCGCCCTGGACGACCGATCCTCAAATATCCGCGCCAAGGCCGCTTGGTCTCTCGGCAACCTGACCGACACGCTCCTCGTCAACAT GGACTGCATGGAGGTGGACTTCCAAGAGGAGATGTCGGACATGTTGCTGCTGAAGATGCTGCAAGCGGCCACGCGGGCGGCGGCCGACAAAGACAAG GTGAAGTGCAACGCAGTGCGAGCCCTGGGAAACCTGCTGCACTTCCTGCGCGATGGTCAGCTGAGCCGCGCACTGTTCAGGCAGCCTTTGGAGGATGCCGTGAGAGCTCTGGTCATGTCCGTGCAGTCGGTCGCCACCATGAAGGTCCGCTGGAACGCCTGCTACGCTCTGGGCAATGCCTTCCGGAACCCAGACCTGCCGCTCG AGTCCGCGTGCTGGTCCGGCGACGCCTTCGCCGCCCTCTGCAACGTTGTGGCCTCTTGCAAGAACTTCAAGGTGCGCATCAAATCGGCGGCCGCCCTCGCCGAGCCCGGCCACCGGCGCTGCTACGGCGACGCCGAGCGCTTCGGCCGCGTGTGGCGGTCGCTGGCGGCGGCGCTTCAGAGCAGCGAGGACACCCATGACTTCCTGGAGTACCGGTACAGCGCCAGCCTGCGCCACACGCTCTCGCGTGCCCTGCTCCACCTGCTGCGCCTCGGCCTGCCGCTGGACGTGCCCGCGATCGCCGCTTCGCTGGTCAGCGAGGAGGACTGCGGCGTCAGGGAGCACCTGATTAAGTACCTGCGGGCCGAGGGGATGGGGGAAGAGAAGGATGCGGCAGCGGGAGATGCTAAGAACCCACAGCAGAGAGTCCAAAGTCTGCAGCAGACTGTTGAACGACTCAAGATGATGGACACTGacacagaggaggaggagcgcgGGAAAGAAGCGCTGATTTGCTTCCTGGGGGATTTGCTGAAAGACTGCGAGGAACCTTGA